The sequence tattatctcctctaagttctgtatctgggtttatcctaattgctggtcttctaggtacattgcctgtactataatctattggttggggattagggtttgtttgttgaaatgggctagcacttgaagAGCTACTTGGttctaattctgctagttctttataacttaTTGTGGAACTTAATACAGAAATTGtatcttcatcttttctttcaaggaatagtttgttatttctatatcctaaattatcacttctctCTAAACAGTTTTTTAAAATGCTctatacattcttctattttcatttcgtccttttgacatcctttacatttaaaagttatatatttatattcttctgctaagttttcagctttttctatgaccatgtctacttcatatccttcttgtaggacttctatattcataaactcgctttctGTTTTTATATTACTCTCTATTTTGTcatcgtctaaatttcttttgcttgtgtaattataatctgtaaacctgactgaagtttctcctttacttgtagtatataatagatgagagtctggtgtaaaagtttttgatttagtaaatttgtttaaattccattctaaacctgcatatatttctgggtctatttttattggttttattaaacttatgcctttatttcccattatttcaactacatcatttacttttagtttaaatttagtattactacttaaagttaattttccaatgAAACCTATGCACATTataaattatttccattattcatttcttcgtaccctttagtttggattcctattttaatgttttttccaaattcttttaggttcattaggaaatctggacttatatagaatattcctccattattagtCATATCTACTTTAGTTAATCCTATTGTTGATTTTTTAATATCTgaccatctatcatcatatattgttattaatactttggatcTTAGATTCTTTCTAGTtagaccttttattcctataacaattaaaccTATATGCAtcaatatcattttattattttttatatgtcttaaaGAATTAGCctttactaaatctagtattttaaaatcttctcctatagctgatagttgttcttctctataatgtctatatagtTGATTGTCTGTAGAAAAATATGCTGCGTTATATaatgttttaggatttaataattttaattgatgttggtGGAAGatttgtaaatctttatctacatctattatttcgttaagttcttggttctgctccatattaggttgtcttctgcatattctggataatatattattatttcctattctattctccgaaaaacttattctttgtctttcttctccttgtctttcattattttcgatggttctccgtctatttgatagaaagtccatttttgtggttttcttattataatgatatatataatgaTAGTCCAACAGATCTGcaaaatagacaaaggacgaATGTTAACTGTCAGACTAAAGTTtttcggggtgtggttaaagaagtaagatgttaagaacatagattaagaggaagagatgaatagggtaaaataaaattaaaaaaaaaaaaactctggggaGAATATAAGCTAGAAGAATggtaaacatgaagaaacaaagggaaagagggagtactgagtaggttttacaaaactgatatactaaaaaatcaatcattattcACTGAAATCTATCCTTGTTTATTACCTTTGTTTATCTTTgtgttaaaatattgaaatatcataatattaaaatataatattattgaaatatatctctgttttggtatcagagcgagaaggtTTTGGAAACATTACCTACTAACTTGCAAAAATTTATAAACTTtgttaactatatatatatatatttgcgaaATTATGATATAGTATCAACATTTCATGGAGAGTCAATAGCCACAttttaaatactccctccgttgttgtttgatgtattttaatttgatatacagagtttaaaaaagtaaagaagaattttatgatcttaaacaaaaatagtcaaatatatcaaaatattctttaattactattgaatttgtgttcttgtaCTATTGAAATTGAAACAAAATGTGTAAGGTTGCCACTGAACATTATTACAGAGATGTCATGTTGGATGGTTACTGGAGAGAGACAAACGACCCGAATTCGGGGACTGTATTTGAAGACAATATTGAGGTAAGACATTGCCTTCTTTGACACTGAAACAACAACTGGAGAAGTCATTGGAAGAGTGTCTGGTGACACTATTCTCATTCAAGATGCCTTGGGAGATAAGGTGCAGTTCACTAATGTTTTAACTTTGCCTAGTTTTTTTTACAGGAATCCAACAGAAAATAATCTTATGCTGAATGATTGCAGGTAGGGAAGTTCATTCAGCTTCTCACAACATTTGTTGGAGGCTTCATAGTCGCCTTCATAAAAGGATGGCTTCTCTCCCTAGTCTTGATTTCTTGCATACCAGTTCTTCTCATTTCAGGGGGAGCCACGGGATTGGTCATGTGCAAATTGTCAAGTCGCGCACAAGTTGCCTATGCACAAGCTGGAAATGTAGTTGAGCAAACTGTAGGAGCAATCAGAACAGTAACGCTTCAGCACAACCCAAATCATTCTAGATAATTTTGCACTATACTTTTTAAttgtaatctaaatcataatTTACTTTAGGTTGCAGCATTCAATGGAGAAAAGCTGGCGATAAATAAGTATGACAACATATTAAAACTCGCCTATGCTTTTACTGTCCAACAAGGCTTTGTTTCAGGAGTTGGACTTGGCACATTCTTACTCATTCTTTTATCTACTTATGGACTTACCATTTGGTATGGCTCTAAACTGATAATAGAAAAAGGTTATCATGGTGGAGATGTCATCAACGTTCTCATGGCTATAATGATGGGTGGAATGTAAGTGTAAAAGTTCTGTCCATATAAAGCATCTTAGATTTGTATCACTAGATAAGTAGTGTAGACTAAGAAGCACAGACCTTTTGCTTGTTCTCTTATGGATTTGCAGCTCACTAGGCCAAGCAACACCATCGTTAAATGCATTTGCAGCAGGACAGGCTGCAGCGTACAAAATgtttgagacaatcaataggaaACCTCTGATTGACTCATCTGACACGAGCGGGATAGTGTTAGAAGACATCAAGGGTGAAGTTGAGCTTAAAGATGTGTATTTTAGTTATCCAGCCAGGCAAGATGTGCAAATATTTAGTGGATTCTCACTTGTCGTTCCTAGTGGCAAAACTGTAGCTTTGGTTGGGCAAAGTGGCAGCGGAAAGTCCACTATAATCAGTTTACTCGAGAGGTTCTATGATCCTGAAGTTGGAGAAGTACTCATAGACGGTGTCAATTTGAAGAAATATCAACTCAAATGGCTAAGGCAACAGATGGGATTAGTAAGCCAAGAGCCTATCCTGTTTGCGACTACCATAAAGGAAAATATCAGTTACGGCAAAGAAAACGCTACTGAAGAAGAGATTAACGCAGCTATTGAGCTTGCTAATGCTGCTAATTTCATCAGCAAACTACCCCAGGTAATTGATCTTTACCCTTAATATCCGTGTCAGCAATTTCTGTAAGCTGCTAATAAGTGAAGGACTAACTGAAATTCTTTATACCGACGTTCGTCCTTTTCATATCTCTGGGATCTGTAGGGGCTAGATACTACGGTAGGTGAGCATGGAACACAACTATCTGGTGGTCAAAAGCAAAGACTGGCAATAGCAAGGGCTATTCTAAAGAACCCAAAAATACTTCTCCTCGATGAAGCTACAAGTGCACTTGATGCTGAATCAGAGAGAATTGTACAAGAAGCACTGGAGAAAGTCATGGTGAAAAGAACAACTGTGGTTGTTGCTCATCGTCTAACAACCATTAGACTCAAACTTCTGATGTTGGAACTACTCTAAATTTTGTTGGTGGAGATATTGAACTCAAACATGTGAGTTTCAGGTATCCAACTCGCCCGGATGTCCAAATCTTCAAGGATTTATGTTTAACTATCCCTTCTGGAAAGGTATTGTCAAGTACTCCCTCTACATTATGATGTACATCTTTTATTAGACTGGCCTAAACTTTTGTTGTTCGCCTCTTTGTAGACTGTTGCTCTGGTAGGGGAAAGTGGAAGCGGGAAATCAACTGTTATTAGCCTAATAGAGAGGTTCTATAATCCTGAATCAGGAGAAATACATTTGGATGGTGTGGGAATCAAACAATTCAAGTTGCGTTGGCTAAGACAACAAATGGGCCTGGTGAGTCAAGAACCAGTATTATTTAACGAGAGAATTCGTGACAACATTGCCTACAGCAGACAAGGGAAAGCAACAGAAGAAGAGATCATTCAAGCAGCAAAATCAACAAATGCACACAACTTTATATCCTCATTGCCTCAAGGATATGATAAATCGGTTGGGGAAAGAGGGATACAATTATCGGGTGGACAAAAGCAAAGAATAGCTATTGCAAGAGCAATACTGAAGGATCCAAAGATCCTTTTGCTAGACGAGGCAACAAGTGCATTAGATGCAGAATCGGAGCACACAGTACAAGAAGCATTGGATCGAGTAATGGTAAACAGGACGACTGTGGTTGTAGCTCATCGTTTAACCACAATCAAAGGGGCTGATGTCATTGCTGTTGTGAAGAATGGAGTCATTGCTGAGAAAGGAAGACATGTTCTTATGAATATAGAAGATGGAGTTTATGCATCCTTAGTAGCATTGAGTATGACTTCAGCTTGATTACTGAAATCAGTTTCACTTTCTTTATCATGTGATCACACTTATTCCAAGCTAGACAAAAGATTTTTCTTGTCTTCTGCATGTGAATCAGAAATTAAAGCTATTAATGCACAATCAAGCAGCAAATAGAGAACTTTTGTCTTGCTTGGCATAGGTACTTCGCtagaaattagtttttgaatttggTACATGACTTGTGGGTTTTGAAACTGAAGTTTTGCCTCTATCGACTTGAGTTCCGTAGGAATTAAGCGACATAACTTGTTATGCATTTTAATTAATGAATACATGTGTTATATAACGTTACGAAAATATGAACTTATGCCAAGCAAAATTGTTTGTTATTTCGGTGCCAGGAGTGCtaactaaaaagtaaaaattaaagacCAAAGCAAAAATTAAGGATCACCCACCAATAGCGACATTTAATATGTGcgaatttatattatattaaaagtgtggtAGCCAAGCTTGATATTAAGCCAAATGATGTTACTTGGGAATAAGCCACTTAACACTATTACTTGGAACATTTCGGCGCGAATTCGAATTTAGTCGAACTTCAATGCAAATATCGCACATCGAATGAGAAAAAAAAACACTATATTAAAACTTAAGATGAATCATTATATCATGTGGTGATAtctctaaaaaaaaaagtgaaacaaaTTTATGATCCTTTATAAGTGACAAGTAATAAAGGATcgaatttttttattgattttagaaatattagAAAGTTGATTTATAAGGAGAAAATATAGGAtcttaacaaattaaaatatacaatttaaataCTGAagaaattaattttgatataacAATATAAGTAAGATATATGAATATCGATGCTCCGGTTAGTTTATTTTGATATCGATCATGGTGCAAATATTGATATTAGTGTAAGTTAAAGATAAcatgattttttaaataatatttttttgttgttcttataTATACAccatatataaatttttgagaaataggaGTTCTAATGAATTAACCTCCGTCTGTCTTTCTTCCGTCGCCCATAAAGTACATAACACATATATTAAATAAAGTgatgaataattatattttccTCGTCTCCTATTAGTTGATCATTTAAGAAATCAGAAATAAAAAGTTAATTTTAAGTCACCCCTTAAAAAGACTTATTAGAAACTTTATAAAAAGTGTGACCACTATTAAAAACAATTAATTGTACGGGTTATatgagaaaaaattaattatttgtttcttgaTTTAGTAAAGTGGATAACTAATATGATgaaacaactatttttagtaaAAGGATCGACTAATAAGATAGACGGTGAAGTAGATTTTAGAATATCCACTAGCTAGTAAATTAAATGGGATAAAACTATTTGTTTGTATTGAATGTTCCTATTCATAAATatcttttcttgttatttttttttggttaacttgTTATGCTACTTATTAGCCACCACAATCTCACTCCAAAATTCTAACTCTTTTCATGGCTAGTTGTTATGCATTTCTTTTTATTGCTAGTTGTTGTGCATTGTTGTTATGTAATTGCTAGAAATCTCAAAGTATGTTTTATTTACTTGCCATAAGacaaaaacaaattaaattaaagaGAGGAAATTATGAGATATATAAATGTAATCTACCATCGATTATATTAAGAATTTTGTATTATAAACTTGCTAATGAAATGTTAAGACAATAAAgttcttaccttaaatttaatATCCTCAACTAACTAATACTCATTTTTTCTACTATAAATAAGACTACCAATTATTATGAAATTGCATATACAATTAGCAAAAAACTATTAGAGTGTTACTTGTCAAAGATAATTAGTAGATCATGGCTGCAAATAATCTTTCTAAGTGTTTTGCCATTTGGATGATCATTGTAGTTTTTTGCTCATGTTTGTTTACATTTTCTTCTTGTCAGCCAAGTGGTTTTTCACCAGCAGTGGCAACTTATTATACAAATCCTACTAGTCCTGGAAGTGGTAATAATGTCTTGAAATTATCATTTTttcataaaagtaaataaataaacatatgtgaattttttctaaattataaataaacacattttgaatttgaaatacaatttCGTAGTCTAGTTGATTAGATATGTGAAATTTTTCCTTGTTGATGAAGTTTCATTTCCCGATCTTGTAATCtcatttttcatttcttcttctctttcattttttgtTCGTCGTCCAAACTTAATTATGGGCTCTAGCCCAAATATAAAAAGAGCCTCTATTTATGTATATTATAGATATATCTATGTATATTTCATTGTTGTAGGTGGTGCATGTGGACTAGAAAATGATGTAGTAGGTGCTCCCTACAATGCTATGATTACAGCAGGGAATCAAGATCTTTTTAAACAAGGCTCTGGATGTGGTGCATGCTATCAGGTGAACATATAATAATTTGAATGCATACTTTGTGATTTTATTGTACATGATCGAGCATAAAAAAAAGGCAGCCCGGTgaactaaagctaccgctatgcgcagtgtgcggtgtccggggaaaggcccaccacaagggtgtatcgagcatgacattcaaattttaaCGATATTATTTTTCAGGTGATGTGTACCCAAACTCAAAATTCACATTGTTCAGGGAATCCAATAACAGTAACCCTTACAGACGAATGCCCTGGGGCATGCAATAATGATCCAGTTCACTTTGATTTAAGTGGAATTGCCTATGGAAAACTGGCAAAGTCTGGTGAGGAAGAATTCCAATTTTTTATAAAAGGTGATGATCAGTTATTccacaaaaaactaaaatagttttTCCTTAGAGAAATCACTTactattgtctttttttttttttttttcatatggatCCTAATGTGCAGGGTAGCATGCAATTACAACTCAAACATATTGTTCAAGGTGGACAAAggttcaaaccctaatttctttgcAGTTGTATCTGAAGCAGTAAATGGTGATGGTGATCTTTCATTGGTCGAAATAAAAACTGGAGGAGCAAGTACTACTGCATGGACTCCTATGAAGAGAATGATTGGGTCAACATGGAATGTTGGCATACAACCAAACACACAAAAACCTCCATTTTCTCTAAGGCTTACTTCAAGTACAAAGAAGAGTGTTATTGCCCAGAATGTTATTCCACCTGGCTGGCAACCAAGATCTGTTTACAAATCAAATGTTAATTTTCCTAGCCAGTTATAGTGTGAGAAGTATGAAGGGAAAAATTATATTATGGTACCATTTGTTTGTTTACCACCCTATGATgatttaataaaaagaataatttcataaatttcctTTAGATTTGACCGAAAACATtaactttctttattttgtttatttgtgAATAGACTATAGATTTACGGATTGAATAAATTAAGTATGAATAGtgaattataaattaataataatgataaaaagagagagagaaatccGATAAagactttcttttatttttcaaaataaaagtgaaataacTATGCTCGAAAAGGGCGTATATATAAATCAATGTACAATGCTTATAACAACAACCTTTCTGTTTCTCTCCTTTTTTGCACTGCTTTTCTTTTGGTTTATTGAATTTTGGGTCTGTTCCGTATTGATGAAAATATTTCctatggtaaatatttctttaaagAAAGCAAGTGGTATGTtacttattttgttgtgtttgatATGCAAATAAAAATTATCCTAAAACTATTTGTATAAATCTAACACAAAATTATCTGGATGAATAGGGGTGTATGTAGGGGTAGGTGGAGGGCTATTTCCTTACAAAATCGTGCTCAATTTCATATGTGGCAATTTCACCAAGATCTCTTCATTAGTTAGGGTAAGAATCCGTCTAAATCAGATTTCTTGAGGAACGTATCGAGAGAAAATTGAATTTGTTTAGACAGGAATACGCCCGAGGTAGGGCTCACGTCTGATTAGCTAGTTGATGAGACAATAACTTACCAAG comes from Capsicum annuum cultivar UCD-10X-F1 chromosome 2, UCD10Xv1.1, whole genome shotgun sequence and encodes:
- the LOC107858063 gene encoding LOW QUALITY PROTEIN: ABC transporter B family member 9-like (The sequence of the model RefSeq protein was modified relative to this genomic sequence to represent the inferred CDS: deleted 3 bases in 2 codons; substituted 1 base at 1 genomic stop codon), whose product is MDDNGEKPPIINGDEKVAFYKLFSFADRVDIALMIIGTIGAIDEGLTQPLMTLIFGKMINSFGAASFSNEVLHKVSKVLLPLIFLNVSLLVYLFLQMSCWMVTGERQTTRIRGLYLKTILRXDIAFFDTETTTGEVIGRVSGDTILIQDALGDKVGKFIQLLTTFVGGFIVAFIKGWLLSLVLISCIPVLLISGGATGLVMCKLSSRAQVAYAQAGNVVEQTVGAIRTVAAFNGEKLAINKYDNILKLAYAFTVQQGFVSGVGLGTFLLILLSTYGLTIWYGSKLIIEKGYHGGDVINVLMAIMMGGISLGQATPSLNAFAAGQAAAYKMFETINRKPLIDSSDTSGIVLEDIKGEVELKDVYFSYPARQDVQIFSGFSLVVPSGKTVALVGQSGSGKSTIISLLERFYDPEVGEVLIDGVNLKKYQLKWLRQQMGLVSQEPILFATTIKENISYGKENATEEEINAAIELANAANFISKLPQGLDTTVGEHGTQLSGGQKQRLAIARAILKNPKILLLDEATSALDAESERIVQEALEKVMVKRTTVVVAHRLTTIRLTSDVGTTLNFVGGDIELKHVSFRYPTRPDVQIFKDLCLTIPSGKTVALVGESGSGKSTVISLIERFYNPESGEIHLDGVGIKQFKLRWLRQQMGLVSQEPVLFNERIRDNIAYSRQGKATEEEIIQAAKSTNAHNFISSLPQGYDKSVGERGIQLSGGQKQRIAIARAILKDPKILLLDEATSALDAESEHTVQEALDRVMVNRTTVVVAHRLTTIKGADVIAVVKNGVIAEKGRHVLMNIEDGVYASLVALSMTSA
- the LOC107858065 gene encoding LOW QUALITY PROTEIN: expansin-B15 (The sequence of the model RefSeq protein was modified relative to this genomic sequence to represent the inferred CDS: inserted 1 base in 1 codon) translates to MAANNLSKCFAIWMIIVVFCSCLFTFSSCQPSGFSPAVATYYTNPTSPGSGGACGLENDVVGAPYNAMITAGNQDLFKQGSGCGACYQVMCTQTQNSHCSGNPITVTLTDECPGACNNDPVHFDLSGIAYGKLAKSGXGRIPIFYKRVACNYNSNILFKVDKGSNPNFFAVVSEAVNGDGDLSLVEIKTGGASTTAWTPMKRMIGSTWNVGIQPNTQKPPFSLRLTSSTKKSVIAQNVIPPGWQPRSVYKSNVNFPSQL